A genomic segment from Bacteroidota bacterium encodes:
- a CDS encoding peptidylprolyl isomerase produces MKKIIYFSSLLFTLVFVQACKKVSVTADFKSNVQSGNSPLVIAFTDLSTISSSSITSWLWNFGDGTTATEQNPSHTYTTSGSYDVTLTASGKDASNVQTKKAYITVNAPTEKIIEIKTSFGTMYMWLYKQTPKHRANFLKLADSGFFDNTTFHRIVKDFVIQGGDPNSKDADPTNDGQGGPGYTIPAELSDTSLKHVYGAIGAARTNNPQKASSGSQFYVVTNKTGTHQLDKNYTVFGKLIGGVDIAYTISIQSKDGTDRPFTDIKMDVNVLEKTLEQLKTEFNFVP; encoded by the coding sequence CATGTAAAAAAGTATCGGTTACTGCCGATTTTAAATCGAATGTGCAAAGTGGCAACAGTCCCTTGGTCATTGCTTTTACTGACCTGTCTACTATCTCAAGCAGCTCAATTACTTCTTGGTTGTGGAATTTTGGAGATGGAACAACCGCTACCGAGCAGAATCCTTCACATACTTATACTACTAGTGGTAGTTATGATGTAACACTCACTGCAAGTGGGAAAGATGCATCAAATGTGCAAACAAAGAAAGCATATATAACTGTGAATGCTCCAACCGAAAAGATTATTGAAATTAAAACAAGTTTTGGCACAATGTATATGTGGTTATATAAACAAACCCCAAAGCACCGAGCTAATTTTTTAAAACTTGCCGATTCTGGATTTTTTGACAATACCACTTTTCATAGAATTGTGAAAGATTTTGTAATTCAAGGTGGTGATCCCAATAGTAAAGATGCTGACCCAACCAATGATGGGCAAGGCGGCCCCGGTTACACAATACCTGCGGAGCTATCAGATACCAGTTTGAAACATGTTTATGGGGCTATAGGTGCAGCCCGCACCAACAATCCACAAAAGGCATCAAGTGGCAGCCAATTCTACGTGGTGACCAATAAAACGGGTACTCACCAGTTGGATAAAAACTATACTGTTTTTGGCAAATTGATTGGCGGAGTTGATATTGCCTATACAATTTCTATACAAAGTAAAGATGGAACCGACCGTCCGTTTACTGATATTAAAATGGATGTGAATGTATTGGAAAAAACTTTAGAGCAATTAAAGACGGAGTTTAATTTTGTGCCTTAA